A single genomic interval of Zobellia nedashkovskayae harbors:
- a CDS encoding Crp/Fnr family transcriptional regulator: MILLFPGLIEEWMANNPSWRNFILESYHNRLNELLETLDSIAFLNMDERLLKYLKNKSRVTGSTTINSTHQEIAYELHTSRVVISRLLKKLENMGKVKLNRYHIKLIEL; this comes from the coding sequence TTGATCCTGTTGTTCCCTGGTTTAATAGAAGAATGGATGGCCAACAACCCAAGCTGGCGTAATTTTATTCTAGAAAGTTACCATAATAGGCTTAATGAATTATTGGAAACGCTAGACAGCATCGCATTTTTAAATATGGATGAACGTCTATTAAAATACCTGAAAAATAAATCTCGGGTTACGGGCAGCACCACCATTAATAGTACCCACCAGGAAATTGCTTATGAACTACATACTTCTCGCGTAGTAATATCTAGATTGCTCAAAAAACTTGAAAATATGGGGAAGGTAAAACTAAACCGGTACCATATAAAACTTATTGAGTTGTAG
- a CDS encoding mobile mystery protein B, producing the protein MGLEFDYKDGQTPLDEEEKEGLKIKSITTQGELDEFEQLNIEKAVEWTIHSKFKVENILTEKFIKNLHKRMYSDVWKWAGQFRKTEKNIGIPWTQIGLELKNLLDDTKYWIDNNTFPPEEIAIRFKHRIVSIHCFPNGNGRHSRMMADIIMESIFGNEIFNWHQSNMVKANETRKQYIKALREADNGNFKKLIKFAKN; encoded by the coding sequence ATGGGATTAGAATTCGATTATAAAGATGGACAAACACCTTTAGACGAAGAAGAAAAGGAAGGTCTTAAAATAAAGTCTATCACTACTCAAGGAGAACTAGATGAATTTGAGCAATTAAACATTGAAAAAGCAGTTGAATGGACTATTCATTCAAAATTTAAGGTTGAAAATATTTTAACTGAAAAGTTCATTAAAAACTTACATAAAAGAATGTATAGTGATGTTTGGAAATGGGCAGGACAATTTAGAAAGACTGAAAAAAACATTGGAATTCCTTGGACACAAATTGGGCTTGAATTAAAAAATTTACTTGACGACACTAAATATTGGATAGATAACAACACTTTTCCACCTGAAGAAATAGCTATAAGATTTAAACATCGTATAGTATCCATTCATTGCTTTCCAAATGGAAATGGAAGACACTCTAGAATGATGGCTGATATTATCATGGAATCAATATTTGGAAATGAAATATTTAACTGGCACCAATCAAATATGGTTAAAGCTAACGAAACAAGAAAACAATATATAAAAGCCTTAAGAGAAGCTGATAATGGTAATTTCAAAAAGCTAATTAAATTTGCAAAAAACTAA
- a CDS encoding mobile mystery protein A: MRNKKKLLIEQLDKKLIHFKDVATVLVPQKGWVNTIRTSLNMTREQLGIKLDLTKGAIQKIEEREATGQITINKLKDVGNALDMKFVYGFIPKDGSIENLVNLKAEKLARKIVLRTNQNMKLEDQGIGDEKITETIKELADEIKREMKKSLWD, encoded by the coding sequence ATGAGAAACAAGAAAAAACTCCTCATAGAACAATTAGATAAAAAATTAATACATTTTAAAGATGTAGCAACGGTTCTGGTTCCACAAAAAGGATGGGTTAATACCATAAGAACCAGTCTTAATATGACGAGGGAACAATTAGGAATCAAACTTGATTTAACTAAAGGGGCTATCCAAAAAATTGAAGAACGTGAGGCAACAGGTCAGATAACCATAAATAAACTAAAGGATGTTGGTAATGCTTTAGATATGAAATTTGTATATGGTTTTATTCCAAAAGATGGATCCATTGAAAATCTAGTCAATTTAAAAGCCGAAAAACTAGCCCGAAAAATAGTTTTAAGGACTAATCAAAATATGAAATTAGAGGACCAAGGAATTGGAGATGAAAAGATAACTGAAACCATAAAGGAGCTTGCTGATGAAATTAAGCGAGAGATGAAAAAATCATTATGGGATTAG